The genomic window ATCGTTATCTGCATTAGAAGTTTTAGGAATTCCTAAACGAATGAGCGAGAAGATTGCGGATAAAATAATTAAGCAAAATCCAAGTATTTCGGTAGAAGAATTGGTAAAACAAATTTTAAAAAACATTTAACATTTGGTGACAACTCATAAATATCTCAATATATTCTTGTTCCTGTCTTTTCTGTGTGTTTCTATGAATGCATTCGGACAAGAAAAACCTGTGACCGGTATTTCTATAAAAACAGATTATGAATTGCCGGATCCTACGCAATATGAAGCGTTTTACGATATAAAAACAGGGATGTATCTGGTCTATCCCAAGATTGGAAATATTGTAACAGGAGTTCCGACAGCGATGTCTCCGGAAGAATACAAAGAATTTACACTCGCAACGCAGGCAAAGGCTTATTATAAAGAAAAATCAGACCGATACAGTCTGCTTTTCAGAAAGGATAAAAGTGATGCACAAAAGAAAGGGCTGATTCCTGCCTTAACGATCAGAAACAGGCTTTTCGAAACCATTTTCGGAAGCAATAAAATAGAAATCATTCCATCCGGATTTGCCTCTTTTGATTTTGGAGGATTGTACCAGAAAATTGATAATCCGCTGATTTTACCACAAAACAGAACCAGTTTTACATTTGATATCAACCAGAGAATTCAGTTGGGGCTTTTAGGAAAAGTAGGGGAAAACCTTCAATTGAAAGCCAATTATGATACTCAAAGCGGTTTTGCTTTCGAAAACAGGATGAATTTGGTGTGGCAGGCAAAAGGAAGCTGGAAAGATCTGCAGAGTAAAGGTCTTGGAGATATCAATTCTCCAGGAGCAGGCGGTGAAGATAAAATTATAAAAAGAGTAGAGTTCGGTAACGTTAATATGCCGTTGTCTACCAGTCTGATACGAGGATCTGAGTCTTTATTCGGGGTAAAAACAGAATTTCAGCTTGGTAAAACATACGGAACCGTAGTTCTTTCCCAACAACAGGGTGAAGCCCGAAATATTGTCGTTCAGGGAGGTGGAGTAATGAATACCTTTAAAATGAATGCGATAGATTACGAAGACAATCAGCATTACTTTTTAGGACATTACTTCTTAAATGGCTATGACAACGCTTTGCTTAATTACCCTCAGATTAATTCCAGAATCAATATCACAAGATTAGAAGTTTGGGTATTGGATCAAGGAAACAGTAATTTAGCCTATCAAAAAAGTTTGGTAGGGATTCGTGATTTGGGGGAAGGAGCATCCGGAACACCGGACAACTCTCAAAACGGATTGTACAACGCAATCTCTACAGCAATGGGAACCAGGGATCCAGGAACCAATTATGGAGATATTTTACAAGGGGGAACATTTCCGGGGAGTCCGCAGCCCTATAGTAACGGAGAGCATTTTATTTTTAATAAAAAAGCAAGAAGGTTAAATGCAAACGAATATACCTTCCAGCCGCAATTAGGATATATTTCATTAAATCAGAAGCTAAATGATCAGCAATTGTTGGCGGTTTCATACTCTTATACGGTAAACGGAACCAATCAGGTTTATAAAGTAGGGGAATTTTCAGAAGAAAGCCCTGTTTTAATTGCTAAGCTTTTGAAATCAAATACTACGGTAAATGTAGAATCTCCGATGTGGGATTTGATGATGAAGAATATCTATGCATTAGATGCAGGACAGGTAAGCCAGGATGGGTTTATTTTAAATGTTTACTATAGAGATGCGCAAACAGGAGGTAAAGTTAATTACCTTCCTAATACAAATGTTCAGGACACCAACTTATTAAAATTACTGAACTGGGATCGTCTGAATACCAACGGCGACCTTCAGTCGAACAGTGGCGGAACAACAGGGGACGGTATTTTTGACTTTGTAAACGGTATTACCATCAGGCCGGAAACCGGAAAAGTGATCTTTACTAAAGTACAGCCGTTTGGAAGTTACATTCAGAATGTTTTAGGAAGTAATAATCCTCAGTATGTATTTAGTGATTTGTACGACAAGCAAAAACAGGCTGCGACATATAGCAATTTGGCGCAAAGATATACGATGGAAGGTCGCTACAAAGGAACTACCGGACAGGGAATTTCACTGGGTGCCGTAAACGTTCCTCAAGGATCTGTAAAAGTTTCGGCAAACGGAGTGCAACTGACAGAAGGTGTAGACTACACCGTAGATTATATGCTGGGAACCGTTACCATCATCAATGAGCAGGTGAAACAATCCGGTCAGGCTATCAACATCGCTTTAGAAAATCAATTAACATTTAATACGCAGAGAAAAAGATTTTTAGGATTAAACTTAGAAAGAAGATTTAGCGAAAATTTCATCTTAGGAGGTACGGTTGTTAATTATTCTGAGTCGCCGCTTACCCAAAAGGTAAATTATGGACAAGAAGCCGTAAATAATACAATGGCAGGAATCAATTTGATGTATAATAATCAATTGCCATTCCTGACAAGATTAACCGATAAAATTCCTTTGGTAAACACGGAAGCTCCTTCCAATTTAAATTTCAAAATGGAAGCTGCCTATTTGTTACCCGGACTGAATAAAGGAACAAATGATCAGTCGTATATTGATGATTTTGAACAGACCACTTCAAAAATCTCGTTAAAAGAACCGGCAGCCTGGAGTTTGGCTTCAAAACCTGAAAAAAATACGCAGGTTCCATTCAACATCGCTCCGCCGAATGATGATATTACGAGTGGATACGGAAGGGGATTGTTGTCTTGGTATAATATTGATCCGAGATTCTGGGGAGTAGGAGGTAAAGCTCCTGCAGGAATTACCGCTCAGTCTATTTCCAATCATGCATCGAGAAGGGTACAGCTTTCGGAAATTTATAATAACAGAGATTTTGTGGCTGGTGAACAGACATTTACCAATACGTTCGATATTTCTTATTATCCTCAGGAAAAAGGACCTTATAACGTAAACCCAAATACGGAAAGTACACAACAAAGATGGGGCGGAATCATGAGACCGATCAGTGTTTCCAACTTTGTAAACTCCAATATTGAATATGTTGAATTTTGGTTAATGGATCCTTATGCGGATGGAAAACCACTGAGTAATCCGGGGAATACTCCGAAACTATTATTACATTTAGGAAACGTATCGGAAGATATCCTGAAAGATGGTTTAATGCAGTATGAAAACGGACTTCCTACTCCTTCCTCAACATCTACTACAACGAATTCAAATTGGGGGATTCAGCCCAAACAACCTCCTGTTTTATATGCATTCTCAAGCGAAGGTACAGACAGAACAATTCAGGATGCAGGATACGACGGATTAACATCTGATCAGGAAGCTGCGAGATTTGGAAATACGTTTATAAACCCTGTGACTAATTTATCTGACCCTGCTGTGGATGACTTCTTGTTCTACATGTCGGATAAATTTACAGGAACTTTAGCTTCTTCAATTATTGAACGTTATAAATATTTCAGAGGCCCTGAAGGAAATTCTAAAAGCAATTCTTTGGAAGTTTCTTCACAAACTCCGGATGCGGAAGATATCAATAAAGACTACAATTTAGATCAAAGTGAAAACTACAACCAGTATGAAGTAAACTTAGATCAGACAAGCCTGGCTTTAGGGCAAAATAATATCGTGGATGTAAAAACGGTAAAAGCTACTTTCCAAAATGGGCAGTCATCTGATGTGAAGTGGTATTTATTCAGAATTCCGGTTTCACAGTATTCGGCTACAGAAGGAGATCACTCACCATCTGTTCTTAATAATGTGAGATTTGCAAGATTATTATTGACAGGATTCGATAACACTTCTACTTTAAGATTCGGAACAATGGATTTGGTGCGTTCGGACTGGAGAAGATATCCGAATAAAATTGCAAGTGCAACAGTAGATTCACCAACTGAAGGTACCTCAGGAAGCCCTACAATGAATGATAATTTTGAGGTAGGAAGTGTAAATATTGAAGAAAACGGATTGAATCAACCTCCGTATGTATTGCCTCCCGGAATCGACAGACAGGTATTGAGCGGAAATGCAGGAGCTCAGAGACAGAATGAAGCTTCTCTTTATATGAAAATCAAGAACCTTAGCCAAGAAGCCAGAGGGGTTTTCAAAAATACGACTCTTGATATGAGAAGATATAAAAAGCTAAAACTTTTTATGCATGCTGAAAACTTAGATAATCCGATCTCTTCAGCCCTTGATAATAACTTGAAGTTCTTTATCCGTTTCGGAAGTGATGCTACGGATAATTACTATGAATATGAATCTTCAGTAAAATATACAGCAAATACGGCAACTACTCCTTTAGAGATCTGGCCTGTGGAAAACGATGTGGATTTTGAGATTCAGGATTTCGTAAATGCAAAAATCAGAAGAGATAAACAATCTCCTAACAATATTACGGAAAGAACCAGAGACGTACAGTTTAGTCATGATAATAAAGATATCTATATCAAAGGTAGACCTTCGTTAGGAAACATTACCACAATTATGATTGGGGTAAGAAACTTACAGAGAGGAGATATTAATGATAAAGGTAGAGTAATCTGGGTAAATGAAATTCGTCTTTCGGAAATTGAAAATGATGGAGGATATGCCGGAAATGCAAGCCTTAATTTCAATCTAGGAGATTTTGCTACGGTAAATACAAGCGCTTCCTACAGTTCAGTAGGTTTTGGAAATATAGATTCTAAACCTGCCGAAAGAAGCCAGTCTTCACAATCTGCATTCAGCATCAACACTGCGATTAATGTAGACAAACTTTTACCTGAAAAAAGCGGGGTAAAAATTCCGTTGAATTACTCGTATTCTCAAACGATCGAAGATCCGAAATACAATCCGTTGGATACCGATGTGGAATTTAATAAAGCTGCGAATAAAGAAGAACTTAAAAAAGTAGCAAGAACCTATACGCAACAAAGAAGTATCGGTATTGTGAATATGCATAAAGAAAGGGTAAACCAAAACAGAAAACCAAAATTCTATGATATAGAAAACGTTTCCATGACGGCGGTTTATAATGATGATTATTACAGAGATATTTATACCAAGAAGAATTACAGACAATACTTCAGAGGATACATAGATTATAATTATACCTTTAAACCTTGGGTGATCAGACCGTTCAATAAAATGATCAGCGATACCGCAAAATCAACCAAGTACCTGAGATGGGTGAAGGAATTTAATTTTAATCCGGTTCCTACAAGATTATCTTTCAGAACGGAAATTGACAGAAATTACAACGAACTTGAATTTAGAGATATAGAATCTATCCTTTCAGGAAATTTCGGAAGTAATTTTGATGTGATCAAAAACAGAAACTTCTATTTCGGTTGGCAGTATGGTTTGGAATTCGGTCTTACAAAATCATTGAAACTTCAGGTGAACTCATTGACGAGAACCCTGAATGATAATATCGATGTGAATACAATGGACAACAGCTCAATTTTCGGAAATGTGTTCAGAGCCGGAAGACCTGTTCTATATAATCATAAAGCGCAGTTAAGTTATAAATTACCATTCCAGTATCTTCCGTATCTGGATTTCATTGATGGAGAATTGGGGTATGGATTTGCTTATAACTGGAACTCGAGATCTACCGCTTTACTTTCAAGCCCGGAAGGAAGCTTAGGATCTATTGGTCAGAATACAAATGTGATCACAGCTAAAGCAAGTGCCGATATCCCTAAATTCTTCAGCCAGTTTAAATACTTCCAGAAAATTACAGCTAAAATGCAGAAAAGAAAAAGAGAGATCGATTCTTTAAATAATGCATATACATTGGCTTGGGATAAAAAAAGATACAAATACAAAGGCTATAAATTTAAAAATAAACTGACGCCTTTACAGAGTATCGCTAATTTCATGACTTCATTCAAACAATTGAATGTGGATTATACAGAAAATAACGGATCTGTTATTCCGGGACTTATTTCTGCTCCGAACTGGTACGGATACGGACAAACCGTAGGAGGACCAACGGCAGGATTCTTATTAGGATCACAGTCGGATATCAGAAGGATTGCAGTAGAAAATGGCTGGGTAAGCGGTTCCTCATTGATGAATGATCCTTATATTCAGATGTCGACAAAAGAATTAAGAGGAGATTTACAATTCATGCCGATTAATGACTTTAGAATAGATTTTAACGTTCTTCATACTTATAACCGAAACTTTTCACAGTCAGGATTTAATGATCGTCAGAATTTAGCATATCCAAATCATGACTTCTCTTTCGGAAATGATTTTGTAACGTATTCGAATACCGTAGTGGCTATTAATACAGCTTTCAAAGACGGGGCTGCAATTTATCAGGCAATTAGAGCAAATGCAATGGCGATTTCTCAGCAAATGGGAGGTACACTAAACGCGGATGGCTTTACAGACGGACATAGTATTGCTAATGCATACGTATTAATTCCTGCCTTTAGAGCAGCGGTAGAAGGAAAATCTCCAAAAGCAATCGGGAATGCTAAAAAAGCAGGGCTTCCGATTCCAAACTGGAAAATTATATATTCAGGATTAAGAAATATTCCTGTAATTAACGGTCAGTTTAGTAAATTCGATCTGTTACATGCCTATAGTGCGACTTACACCGCAACAGGTATTCAGTCGAGTATTGATTATTATAACGTTCCTACCTCGGGTAATGATAAAGATATAAACGGAGACTACATTAATCCATATACTTTCTCGCAGGCTACCTATATAGAATCTTTCTCACCGCTTATCGGAATAGATGTTACCATGAGAAACAATATGCAGTTTGGATTACAGTACAACAGAAACAGAATGTTATTGTTAGGATTGGTAAACCATACCCTTACCGAAGAAGCAAATACCGAATATGTGGTAAGATTAGGATATATTATTAGAAACTTCAGATTGGGAATGGCAAATACAAGAGGCTCCAGATCTAAAGGAAGTGACCTTAATATAAGAGGAGATATTTCATTAAGAGACGGGCAGACAAGTATTATGAATATTTTATTGAACGATTCTCAGGTTACAGGCGGACAAAAAGTAATGAACATCAAACTTTCCGCAGATTATAATGTTTCCGAAAATCTGAATCTGAGATTATTCTATGAGCAATTAACCTCAAAATATAAAATATCCACGGCATTCCCGCTATCCACAATCAGGGCAGGTATTTCTGCAACGTTTACATTCGGAGATTCCGGCGGATTCTAAATCTATAAAACTCTCTTTTTAAGAGAGTTTTTTTTATGAGACTAAGGAACATGATAAGAAGAATTTCATTTTTTTGAATCCGTGAATTCTAAAGACTGCAAATAATTTCTTTATTTCCTTTGAGCATTTATCTATTTTGAATAAATTTGTTGACATAAAAAAATAAAAATGAACACACCATCAGAATTAAAGTACACTAAAGACCACGAATGGATTAAGATTGAAGGTAACGTAGCTACAATCGGTATTACAGACTTCGCGCAAGGAGAGCTTGGAGATATCGTATACGTAGATGTAGATACTGTAGATGACGAGCTTAATGGAGGAGACGTTTTCGGAAGTGTAGAAGCTGTAAAAACAGTTTCAGACTTATTCTTGCCTATCTCAGGAAAAGTTATTGAGTTCAACTCAGACCTGGAAGATCAGCCGGAATTACTAAATTCAGATCCTTACGGAAATGGATGGATTATTAAATTAGAAGTTGCTGAAGGTGCAGATCATTCAGAATTGCTTTCTGCAGAGGAATATCAAGCTATCATTGGATAGGATATCAAAAATATTTAGTAAGATTTTGCCCATTTATTGGGCATTTCTTACTTATATGCTGTTGAAGCCTGGTGAAGAGAATCATGAATATTGGTTCATGTTCAGCGGGATCGACAAGGCTCTGCACCTAAGCATATTTGCAATGCTTGGTTTCTGTTTCATGGCAGCCTTCCCTAAAATCAGGTTTTCTTACTTTTTTCAAATCATTCTTATTTACGCGTTCCTTACAGAAATCCTTCAGGAAGAGATGGGGTTTGGGAGATCTATGGAGACTTTGGATATTGTTGCGGATACCATCGGTTGCCTTATCGGGTACTATATATATAAGATACTCATCAAACGTTTTTTCTGATCAGGAAATAAATTCTGCTTCTTTCATTCTGGCAAAAAGAATCTTTCTTTTCAAATATAGACTTTTAACAATACTCATTTTTAGGAGCTTAATCCCGCTCTCCGCACTCGCTATTTTCTTTTGAAGAAAGAAAATGAGCTCAGACAAATGCTGCGATCGGGGCTATGATATTCTATATAGTATAAAAGGTAGTCTGCAGAAATAACCTTTCTTTAAACCAATAAGTATTCTTTATATAAGCCACCAAAATTAAAGCTTTGGAACATTCCAAATATCTAGTTTGGGGTAAAATCAGTTCAAATTTTATTCTTAGACAGCTACCTGTAAATAATTTGGTTATTGTGGATAAGTACTATTGGTATTTTAATCGTTTGTTTATTAGTTGTTTAATTGAAATAGTTTCCCACAATATAGACTCATGTATAACTTTACAATAAATAAATTAGGATTGTAATGTTAAGATGTTTTATCTTTGCGGCACTGAAAACGAGAGTATATCGGTAAGCGCAGAAGAGCCTTTAGGTGGGCGTAGAGATTAATAAAATCACTTTAACAGATAGGAAAAAAAACGATCAAAACTTTTTAAAATAAAAGTTGCGGGAGTTAAAATTTTTTGTATCTTTGCAGTCCGGTAAAACGGGAAGCGCAGGAGTGGGATTGAAGGTTTAGAGAGAGGTTAAGGTTACTAAAAAAACTTTAAAATTTTCTTGAAAAACATTTGGTCATAAAGAAAATAATTTTTACTTTTGCACTCGCAAATACGGAGCGAAACTGACAGAAAAGTAGCTTCGTTAAAAAGCGGAAGATTGGAAGATCATTGACATACAATATAACAACCAAGTAAGGAAAAACTAAAGCGTAAAAAAACTTTGAGTGAGTCAGACAAACATACAATGGAGAGTTTGATCCTGGCTCAGGATGAACGCTAGCGGGAGGCCTAACACATGCAAGCCGAGCGGTATTTGTTCTTCGGAACAGAGAGAGCGGCGTACGGGTGCGGAACACGTGTGCAACCTGCCTTTATCAGGGGGATAGCCTTTCGAAAGGAAGATTAATACCCCATAATATATTAAGTGGCATCACTTGATATTGAAAACTGAGGTGGATAAAGATGGGCACGCGCAAGATTAGATAGTTGGTAGGGTAACGGCCTACCAAGTCAATGATCTTTAGGGGGCCTGAGAGGGTGATCCCCCACACTGGTACTGAGACACGGACCAGACTCCTACGGGAGGCAGCAGTGAGGAATATTGGACAATGGGTGAGAGCCTGATCCAGCCATCCCGCGTGAAGGATGACGGCCCTATGGGTTGTAAACTTCTTTTGTATAGGGATAAACCTTTCCACGTGTGGAAAGCTGAAGGTACTATACGAATAAGCACCGGCTAACTCCGTGCCAGCAGCCGCGGTAATACGGAGGGTGCAAGCGTTATCCGGATTTATTGGGTTTAAAGGGTCCGTAGGCGGATCTGTAAGTCAGTGGTGAAATCTCACAGCTTAACTGTGAAACTGCCATTGATACTGCAGGTCTTGAGTAAGGTAGAAGTAGCTGGAATAAGTAGTGTAGCGGTGAAATGCATAGATATTACTTAGAACACCAATTGCGAAGGCAGGTTACTATGTCTTAACTGACGCTGATGGACGAAAGCGTGGGGAGCGAACAGGATTAGATACCCTGGTAGTCCACGCCGTAAACGATGCTAACTCGTTTTTGGGTTTTCGGATTCAGAGACTAAGCGAAAGTGATAAGTTAGCCACCTGGGGAGTACGTTCGCAAGAATGAAACTCAAAGGAATTGACGGGGGCCCGCACAAGCGGTGGATTATGTGGTTTAATTCGATGATACGCGAGGAACCTTACCAAGGCTTAAATGGGAATTGATCGGTTTAGAAATAGACCTTCCTTCGGGCAATTTTCAAGGTGCTGCATGGTTGTCGTCAGCTCGTGCCGTGAGGTGTTAGGTTAAGTCCTGCAACGAGCGCAACCCCTGTCACTAGTTGCCATCATTAAGTTGGGGACTCTAGTGAGACTGCCTACGCAAGTAGAGAGGAAGGTGGGGATGACGTCAAATCATCACGGCCCTTACGCCTTGGGCCACACACGTAATACAATGGCCGGTACAGAGGGCAGCTACACAGCGATGTGATGCAAATCTCGAAAGCCGGTCTCAGTTCGGATTGGAGTCTGCAACTCGACTCTATGAAGCTGGAATCGCTAGTAATCGCGCATCAGCCATGGCGCGGTGAATACGTTCCCGGGCCTTGTACACACCGCCCGTCAAGCCATGGAAGTCTGGGGTACCTGAAGTCGGTGACCGTAACAGGAGCTGCCTAGGGTAAAACAGGTAACTAGGGCTAAGTCGTAACAAGGTAGCCGTACCGGAAGGTGCGGCTGGAACATCTCATTTTAGAGCGTCTTCGGACGATAAAAAAACAAGGACACTATGTGTCCAGAACTTACTTAAAGTTCAAGCTTTAGTTTTTTATTTGGTTGCTATATAAAAAAATACAAAACCCACTAGAAATTAGTATAGGGAAAGAGATTGAGAAATGAAGAAGAGGAAAAGGAATTACTTATTACTCATCACCCATTACTCATACAAAGTCTCGTAGCTCAGCTGGTTAGAGCGCTACACTGATAATGTAGAGGTCGGCAGTTCGAGCCTGCCCGAGACTACTAATTAAAGCGGCTGGCGAATAGCTTTTGGCTGCTGGCATTTAGCCAATAGCAAGAAGCCATAAGCAAGAAGCAACTAGAGGGGAATTAGCTCAGCTGGCTAGAGCGCCTGCCTTGCACGCAGGAGGTCAAGGGTTCGACTCCCTTATTCTCCACAGTTTTGGAGGTTTAGTTTAAAAGTTACGATTGGAGCCAAAAACAACAATTGTTTACTAAACCAAAAAGAAGACAATAAGATCATTGACATTAACGGTAAAGACATCACAAAGAGAAAACCGAGCACTTATAAGTGCTTGAGTAACCTAAAAATAGGAAAGAAATCGTTAAGGGCGTATGGCGGATGCCTAGGCTTTCAGAGGCGAAGAAGGACGTGGTAAGCTGCGAAAAGCTCGGGGGATTGGCACACACGAATAGATCCCGAGATGTCCGAATGGGGCAACCCAATACATTGAAGATGTATTACCTCGTAAGAGGAGCAAACCCGGAGAACTGAAACATCTAAGTACCCGGAGGAAAAGAAATCGAAGAGATTCCGTAAGTAGTGGCGAGCGAAAGCGGATTAGCCCAAAAGTCTTTATATATTTAGAAGAATGTTCTGGAAAGAACAGCCGTAGACGGTGATAGCCCGGTATTCGAAAGGTATATATAGATGATAAATGAGTAGGGCGGGACACGTGAAATCCTGTCTGAATATGGGGGGACCATCCTCCAAGGCTAAATACTCCTGAAAGACCGATAGTGAACAAGTACTGTGAAGGAAAGGTGAAAAGCACTTCGAATAGAAGGGTGAAATAGAACCTGAAACCGTACGCCTACAAGCGGTCGGAGCCCACAAGTTGGGTGACGGCGTGCCTTTTGCATAATGAGCCTACGAGTTAATTTTACTAGCGAGGTTAAGTAATTAAGTTACGGAGCCGGAGCGAAAGCGAGTCTGAATAGGGCGGATAGTTAGTAGGATTAGACGCGAAACCTTGTGATCTACCCATGGGCAGGTTGAAGCTCTGGTAACACAGAGTGGAGGACCGAACCGGTTGACGTTGAAAAGTCTTCGGATGACCTGTGGGTAGGGGTGAAAGGCCAATCAAACTGGGAGATAGCTCGTACTCTCCGAAATGCATTTAGGTGCAGCGTCGCAACAAAGTTTATTAGAGGTAGAGCTACTGATTGGATGCGGGGGTTTCATCGCCTACCAATTCCTGACAAACTCCGAATGCTAATAAATGTTCTGCGGCAGTGAGGGCATGGGTGCTAAGGTCCATGTCCGAGAGGGAAAGAACCCAGACCAACAGCTAAGGTCCCCAAATATATGTTAAGTTGAAGCAACGCGGTTGGACTGCATTGACAGCTAGGATGTTGGCTTGGAAGCAGCCATTCATTTAAAGAGTGCGTAACAGCTCACTAGTCGAGCGGTCCGGCATGGATAATAATCGGGCATAAACATATTACCGAAGCTATGGATTTGTAATTTATTACATCTGGTAGGAGAGCATTCTATTCGCACCGAAGCAGTATCGTGAGGTATTGTGGAGCGTATAGAAAAGAAAATGTAGGCATAAGTAACGATAAAGGGGGCGAGAAACCCCCTCACCGAAAGACTAAGGTTTCCTCAGCCATGCTAATCAGCTGAGGGTTAGTCGGGACCTAACGCGAACCCGAAAGGGGTAGTGGATGGACAATGGGTTAATATTCCCATACTTGCTCACACTAAAAAGGGG from Chryseobacterium camelliae includes these protein-coding regions:
- the sprA gene encoding cell surface protein SprA, yielding MNAFGQEKPVTGISIKTDYELPDPTQYEAFYDIKTGMYLVYPKIGNIVTGVPTAMSPEEYKEFTLATQAKAYYKEKSDRYSLLFRKDKSDAQKKGLIPALTIRNRLFETIFGSNKIEIIPSGFASFDFGGLYQKIDNPLILPQNRTSFTFDINQRIQLGLLGKVGENLQLKANYDTQSGFAFENRMNLVWQAKGSWKDLQSKGLGDINSPGAGGEDKIIKRVEFGNVNMPLSTSLIRGSESLFGVKTEFQLGKTYGTVVLSQQQGEARNIVVQGGGVMNTFKMNAIDYEDNQHYFLGHYFLNGYDNALLNYPQINSRINITRLEVWVLDQGNSNLAYQKSLVGIRDLGEGASGTPDNSQNGLYNAISTAMGTRDPGTNYGDILQGGTFPGSPQPYSNGEHFIFNKKARRLNANEYTFQPQLGYISLNQKLNDQQLLAVSYSYTVNGTNQVYKVGEFSEESPVLIAKLLKSNTTVNVESPMWDLMMKNIYALDAGQVSQDGFILNVYYRDAQTGGKVNYLPNTNVQDTNLLKLLNWDRLNTNGDLQSNSGGTTGDGIFDFVNGITIRPETGKVIFTKVQPFGSYIQNVLGSNNPQYVFSDLYDKQKQAATYSNLAQRYTMEGRYKGTTGQGISLGAVNVPQGSVKVSANGVQLTEGVDYTVDYMLGTVTIINEQVKQSGQAINIALENQLTFNTQRKRFLGLNLERRFSENFILGGTVVNYSESPLTQKVNYGQEAVNNTMAGINLMYNNQLPFLTRLTDKIPLVNTEAPSNLNFKMEAAYLLPGLNKGTNDQSYIDDFEQTTSKISLKEPAAWSLASKPEKNTQVPFNIAPPNDDITSGYGRGLLSWYNIDPRFWGVGGKAPAGITAQSISNHASRRVQLSEIYNNRDFVAGEQTFTNTFDISYYPQEKGPYNVNPNTESTQQRWGGIMRPISVSNFVNSNIEYVEFWLMDPYADGKPLSNPGNTPKLLLHLGNVSEDILKDGLMQYENGLPTPSSTSTTTNSNWGIQPKQPPVLYAFSSEGTDRTIQDAGYDGLTSDQEAARFGNTFINPVTNLSDPAVDDFLFYMSDKFTGTLASSIIERYKYFRGPEGNSKSNSLEVSSQTPDAEDINKDYNLDQSENYNQYEVNLDQTSLALGQNNIVDVKTVKATFQNGQSSDVKWYLFRIPVSQYSATEGDHSPSVLNNVRFARLLLTGFDNTSTLRFGTMDLVRSDWRRYPNKIASATVDSPTEGTSGSPTMNDNFEVGSVNIEENGLNQPPYVLPPGIDRQVLSGNAGAQRQNEASLYMKIKNLSQEARGVFKNTTLDMRRYKKLKLFMHAENLDNPISSALDNNLKFFIRFGSDATDNYYEYESSVKYTANTATTPLEIWPVENDVDFEIQDFVNAKIRRDKQSPNNITERTRDVQFSHDNKDIYIKGRPSLGNITTIMIGVRNLQRGDINDKGRVIWVNEIRLSEIENDGGYAGNASLNFNLGDFATVNTSASYSSVGFGNIDSKPAERSQSSQSAFSINTAINVDKLLPEKSGVKIPLNYSYSQTIEDPKYNPLDTDVEFNKAANKEELKKVARTYTQQRSIGIVNMHKERVNQNRKPKFYDIENVSMTAVYNDDYYRDIYTKKNYRQYFRGYIDYNYTFKPWVIRPFNKMISDTAKSTKYLRWVKEFNFNPVPTRLSFRTEIDRNYNELEFRDIESILSGNFGSNFDVIKNRNFYFGWQYGLEFGLTKSLKLQVNSLTRTLNDNIDVNTMDNSSIFGNVFRAGRPVLYNHKAQLSYKLPFQYLPYLDFIDGELGYGFAYNWNSRSTALLSSPEGSLGSIGQNTNVITAKASADIPKFFSQFKYFQKITAKMQKRKREIDSLNNAYTLAWDKKRYKYKGYKFKNKLTPLQSIANFMTSFKQLNVDYTENNGSVIPGLISAPNWYGYGQTVGGPTAGFLLGSQSDIRRIAVENGWVSGSSLMNDPYIQMSTKELRGDLQFMPINDFRIDFNVLHTYNRNFSQSGFNDRQNLAYPNHDFSFGNDFVTYSNTVVAINTAFKDGAAIYQAIRANAMAISQQMGGTLNADGFTDGHSIANAYVLIPAFRAAVEGKSPKAIGNAKKAGLPIPNWKIIYSGLRNIPVINGQFSKFDLLHAYSATYTATGIQSSIDYYNVPTSGNDKDINGDYINPYTFSQATYIESFSPLIGIDVTMRNNMQFGLQYNRNRMLLLGLVNHTLTEEANTEYVVRLGYIIRNFRLGMANTRGSRSKGSDLNIRGDISLRDGQTSIMNILLNDSQVTGGQKVMNIKLSADYNVSENLNLRLFYEQLTSKYKISTAFPLSTIRAGISATFTFGDSGGF
- the gcvH gene encoding glycine cleavage system protein GcvH, whose amino-acid sequence is MNTPSELKYTKDHEWIKIEGNVATIGITDFAQGELGDIVYVDVDTVDDELNGGDVFGSVEAVKTVSDLFLPISGKVIEFNSDLEDQPELLNSDPYGNGWIIKLEVAEGADHSELLSAEEYQAIIG
- a CDS encoding VanZ family protein, producing the protein MPIYWAFLTYMLLKPGEENHEYWFMFSGIDKALHLSIFAMLGFCFMAAFPKIRFSYFFQIILIYAFLTEILQEEMGFGRSMETLDIVADTIGCLIGYYIYKILIKRFF